The Plasmodium cynomolgi strain B DNA, scaffold: 0499, whole genome shotgun sequence genome contains a region encoding:
- a CDS encoding CYIR protein (putative;~vir-type antigen), with product KEAANAVALHKIHEPFDFNKHCNGTDNNLNSKRRKVKDLCIQLVCHFDKLSQPGDSERNNYYN from the exons AAGGAAGCTGCAAATGCTGTAGCGCTACATAAAATTCATGAA CCCTTTGATTTTAATAAACATTGTAATGGAACCGATAATAATCTAAATTCCAAACGTAGAAAAGTCAAAGATCTTTGCATTCAACTAGTATGTCATTTTGATAAGTTAAGTCAACCGGGTGATTCCGAACGTAATAATTACTACAATTAA